A stretch of the Malus sylvestris chromosome 10, drMalSylv7.2, whole genome shotgun sequence genome encodes the following:
- the LOC126586025 gene encoding disease resistance protein RPV1-like isoform X4, giving the protein MALTWSTQRASSSFLSNDLAPGWKYDVFLSFTGVDTRRGFVSHLYHELCKYQGITTFYDDRELERGTSISPELLSAIEASHTAIVVLSPKYAHSKWCLDELTNIVQCMEARKSILPVFYETNPSDVGNQRASFAEAFTEHEEKFISTEDKKKVTQWRSDLKKVSKISGWHSKNFKSERQLIDDIVKCVWRKVQAATCKLLDSSQKLVGTDSALEQLSLLLAHDANDVRFIGITGMGGVGKTTLAKLVYDKIFHHFEVHCFLENVREVSGRERTLVRLQKKLLSPILKENIENVSDQQSGIIYTRKCLCNKKVLLVLDDVDQINQLQALAGKEDWFGMGSRIIITTRNERLLVEHDITLCHNVKVLKYAEALKLFSLHAFRKDQPEKDFLELSKYFINHAGGLPLALQILGSALFKRGLGAWSSERHNLSKIPKPEIFDQLKISYDGLEEMQKSIFLDVACFHKGKYTGQVIEILDNSFGISSRIVIDVLIEKSLLCQGHNNCIWMHDLIQEMAWKIVGDESKEPGLRSRLWLYEDIIRIFTTNTGTGAIEAISLCLPKVEEVRQWNWEAFYKLHGLRFLEFNNLIFSSCPEFLPCLLRTINWSFYPSEFLPTNFQLRFLTQLDMHGSKLVRLWEGKMDLPNLKYIDLSNSKKLMSTPDFSSLPNLETLKLEYCDNLVEIHPSIAALKRLKSLCLDRCKSIKSLPSEFEMDSLEVLSLNDCYNLKKIPEFGEQMKNLRWLKLIGAGIEEMPSSIGHLVGLQKFRLDNCKNLKKIQEFGEQMKNLESIRFSGSAIEEIPSSIGHLVGLQKFYLDNCKNLKKIPEFGEQMKNLESIDLSGSAIEEIPSSIGHLVGLQKFYLNNCKNLKKIPEFGEQMKNLELIDLSDSAIEEIPSSIGHLVGLQKFYLDNCKNLKKIPEFGEQMKNLESIRFSGSAIEEIPSSIGHMVGLKELHLSNCKNMKKIPEFGEQMKNLESIDLSGSAIEEIPSSIGHLVGLKGFHLRNCKNLKKIPEFGEQMKNLELIDLSGSAIEEIPSSIGHLVGLKGLRLQNCKNLKKIPEFGEQMKNLESIYLSGSAIEEIPSSIGHLVGLKILHLSNCKNLFSNPPRWGLVFSSLIRLCSLRWLYLRDCELYELGIPDDIGCLSFLEVLYLSGNNFVSLPESIRCLSKLRHLDLDRCKSLQELPPLPSERSLWVNVRNCTSLKRLLDPSEMMRSYTCADGKKSFCYDFDCLNNIALAQDEGWINTIRSTILKYGTEVLSLSLSLSLCQ; this is encoded by the exons ATGGCATTGACTTGGAGCACCCAAAGAGCCTCTTCATCTTTTCTTTCGAATGATTTAGCTCCTGGATGGAAGTATGATGTGTTTTTGAGTTTCACGGGTGTAGACACCCGCAGGGGTTTTGTATCTCATTTATACCATGAATTGTGCAAGTACCAAGGAATTACGACTTTCTATGACGATCGAGAGCTTGAAAGAGGAACAAGTATTTCTCCAGAGCTCCTGAGTGCAATCGAAGCATCGCATACAGCAATCGTCGTTCTCTCTCCAAAATATGCTCATTCCAAATGGTGCTTGGACGAACTCACAAACATTGTTCAATGCATGGAAGCGAGGAAATCTATTCTGCCGGTCTTTTATGAGACAAATCCATCTGACGTAGGCAATCAGAGGGCGTCTTTTGCCGAAGCCTTCACTGAGCATGAAGAAAAGTTCATTAGTACCGAAGACAAAAAGAAGGTGACCCAGTGGAGATCTGATTTGAAAAAAGTATCGAAAATTTCGGGGTGGCATTCGAAGAATTTTAA GTCTGAAAGACAGCTAATTGATGACATCGTCAAATGTGTGTGGCGGAAAGTGCAAGCTGCTACATGCAAGCTATTAGATTCCTCACAGAAGTTAGTCGGAACTGATTCTGCTCTCGAGCAACTAAGTTTGCTGTTAGCTCATGATGCAAATGATGTTCGATTTATTGGGATAACTGGGATGGGTGGCGTAGGCAAGACTACTCTTGCTAAGCTAGTTTATGATAAAATCTTCCATCATTTTGAAGTTCACTGCTTTCTTGAAAACGTTAGAGAGGTTTCTGGAAGAGAGCGTACTCTTGTTCGTCTTCAAAAAAAACTTCTTTCCCCAATCTtgaaagaaaatattgaaaacgTTAGTGACCAACAATCGGGAATCATTTACACGAGGAAATGCTTATGCAACAAAAAGGTTCTTCTTGTACTTGATGATGTGGATCAAATAAACCAGCTACAAGCACTAGCTGGAAAGGAAGATTGGTTTGGCATGGGAAGTAGAATTATCATTACAACTAGAAATGAACGTCTGCTGGTGGAGCATGACATAACATTATGTCATAATGTCAAGGTGTTAAAGTATGCCGAAGCACTGAAGCTCTTTAGCCTGCATGCCTTCAGAAAAGACCAACCTGAGAAGGATTTTTTGGAACTGTCCAAGTATTTCATTAATCATGCTGGTGGCCTTCCATTAGCTCTTCAAATTTTGGGGTCGGCTTTGTTTAAGAGAGGGCTAGGTGCTTGGAGTAGCGAACGGCATAATTTGTCAAAAATTCCAAAGCCAGAAATTTTCGATCAACTTAAAATAAGTTATGATGGACTAGAAGAGATGCAAAAGAGCATTTTTCTCGATGTTGCATGTTTCCACAAAGGGAAGTACACAGGGCAAGTAATTGAAATACTAGATAATTCTTTTGGAATTTCTAGCCGTATTGTGATAGATGTTCTAATTGAGAAGTCTCTCCTCTGTCAAGGTCACAACAATTGCATATGGATGCATGATTTGATACAAGAAATGGCATGGAAAATTGTTGGTGACGAGTCTAAAGAGCCTGGTCTACGCAGTAGGTTGTGGCTTTACGAGGACATTATACGTATATTCACGACCAATACG GGTACGGGAGCAATTGAAGCAATATCCTTATGCTTGCCCAAAGTAGAGGAGGTACGCCAATGGAATTGGGAAGCCTTCTATAAGCTCCATGGACTGAGGTTTTTGGAATtcaataatttgattttttcttCATGCCCCGAATTTCTTCCATGTTTGTTGAGAACTATAAATTGGAGTTTCTATCCATCCGAGTTTCTTCCAACCAACTTTCAACTGCGTTTTCTTACTCAACTCGATATGCATGGGAGCAAACTTGTTCGGCTATGGGAGGGAAAAATG GACTTGCCCAACTTGAAATATATCGATCTTAGCAACTCCAAGAAATTGATGAGTACTCCAGATTTCAGCAGTCTTCCAAATCTTGAGACGTTGAAACTTGAGTATTGTGATAATTTAGTCGAGATCCACCCGTCTATTGCAGCCCTCAAAAGACTTAAATCTTTGTGTCTTGATCGCTGCAAAAGCATTAAGAGCCTCCCAAGTGAGTTTGAAATGGATTCCCTTGAGGTTCTCTCTCTTAATGACTGCTACAATTTGAAAAAGATTCCAGAATTTGGGGAGCAGATGAAGAATTTGCGGTGGCTTAAATTAATTGGGGCTGGGATCGAGGAAATGCCTTCATCAATTGGACATCTGGTTGGCCTTCAAAAGTTTCGTCTAGATAATTGCAAAAATCTGAAAAAGATTCAAGAATTTGGGGAGCAGATGAAGAATTTGGAGTCGATTAGGTTCAGTGGTAGTGCGATCGAGGAAATACCTTCATCAATTGGACATTTGGTTGGCCTTCAGAAGTTTTATCTAGATAATTGCAAAAATCTGAAAAAGATTCCAGAATTTGGGGAGCAGATGAAGAATTTGGAGTCGATTGACTTAAGTGGTAGTGCGATCGAGGAAATACCTTCATCAATTGGACATCTGGTTGGCCTTCAGAAGTTTTATCTAAATAATTGCAAAAATCTGAAAAAGATTCCAGAATTTGGGGAGCAGATGAAGAATTTGGAGTTGATTGACTTAAGTGATAGTGCGATCGAGGAAATAC CTTCATCAATTGGACATCTGGTTGGCCTTCAGAAGTTTTATCTAGATAATTGCAAAAATCTGAAAAAGATTCCAGAATTTGGGGAGCAGATGAAGAATTTGGAGTCGATTAGGTTCAGTGGTAGTGCGATCGAGGAAATACCTTCATCAATTGGACATATGGTTGGCCTCAAGGAGTTGCATCTTAGTAATtgcaaaaatatgaaaaagattCCAGAATTTGGGGAGCAGATGAAGAATTTGGAGTCGATTGACTTAAGTGGTAGTGCGATCGAGGAAATACCTTCATCAATTGGACATCTGGTTGGCCTCAAGGGGTTCCATCTTCGTAATTGCAAAAATCTGAAAAAGATTCCAGAATTTGGGGAGCAGATGAAGAATTTGGAGTTGATTGACTTAAGTGGTAGTGCGATCGAGGAAATACCTTCATCAATTGGACATCTGGTTGGCCTTAAGGGGTTGCGTCTACAAAAttgcaaaaatttgaaaaagattcCAGAATTTGGAGAGCAGATGAAGAATTTGGAGTCGATTTACTTAAGTGGTAGTGCGATCGAGGAAATACCTTCATCAATTGGACATCTGGTTGGCCTTAAAATTTTGCATCTATCGAATTGCAAAAATCTCTTCTCTAATCCTCCTCGTTGGGGTTTGGTGTTCTCTTCTCTAATTCGTTTATGCTCTTTGAGATGGTTATATCTAAGAGATTGTGAACTCTATGAACTGGGTATCCCCGATGATATTGGCTGCTTGTCCTTTCTGGAAGTATTGTATCTTAGTGGAAATAATTTCGTCAGTCTACCTGAAAGCATTAGATGCCTTTCTAAGCTTCGGCATCTTGATCTCGATAGGTGCAAAAGCCTTCAAGAATTGCCCCCTCTTCCATCAGAGCGCTCTTTGTGGGTGAATGTACGCAATTGTACTTCCTTAAAAAGGTTGTTAGATCCATCCGAGATGATGAGAAGTTACACCTGTGCTGATGGTAAGAAGTCATTTTGTTATGATTTCGATTGCCTGAATAACATTGCATTGGCTCAAGATGAAGGCTGGATTAATACGATACGCTCAACGATTCTAAAATATGGAACtgaggtactctctctctctctctctctctctctctgtcaatAG
- the LOC126586025 gene encoding disease resistance protein RPV1-like isoform X1 translates to MALTWSTQRASSSFLSNDLAPGWKYDVFLSFTGVDTRRGFVSHLYHELCKYQGITTFYDDRELERGTSISPELLSAIEASHTAIVVLSPKYAHSKWCLDELTNIVQCMEARKSILPVFYETNPSDVGNQRASFAEAFTEHEEKFISTEDKKKVTQWRSDLKKVSKISGWHSKNFKSERQLIDDIVKCVWRKVQAATCKLLDSSQKLVGTDSALEQLSLLLAHDANDVRFIGITGMGGVGKTTLAKLVYDKIFHHFEVHCFLENVREVSGRERTLVRLQKKLLSPILKENIENVSDQQSGIIYTRKCLCNKKVLLVLDDVDQINQLQALAGKEDWFGMGSRIIITTRNERLLVEHDITLCHNVKVLKYAEALKLFSLHAFRKDQPEKDFLELSKYFINHAGGLPLALQILGSALFKRGLGAWSSERHNLSKIPKPEIFDQLKISYDGLEEMQKSIFLDVACFHKGKYTGQVIEILDNSFGISSRIVIDVLIEKSLLCQGHNNCIWMHDLIQEMAWKIVGDESKEPGLRSRLWLYEDIIRIFTTNTGTGAIEAISLCLPKVEEVRQWNWEAFYKLHGLRFLEFNNLIFSSCPEFLPCLLRTINWSFYPSEFLPTNFQLRFLTQLDMHGSKLVRLWEGKMDLPNLKYIDLSNSKKLMSTPDFSSLPNLETLKLEYCDNLVEIHPSIAALKRLKSLCLDRCKSIKSLPSEFEMDSLEVLSLNDCYNLKKIPEFGEQMKNLRWLKLIGAGIEEMPSSIGHLVGLQKFRLDNCKNLKKIQEFGEQMKNLESIRFSGSAIEEIPSSIGHLVGLQKFYLDNCKNLKKIPEFGEQMKNLESIDLSGSAIEEIPSSIGHLVGLQKFYLNNCKNLKKIPEFGEQMKNLELIDLSDSAIEEIPSSIGHLVGLKGLHLQNCKNLKKIPEFGEQMKNLESINLSGSAIEEIPSSIRHLVGLQKFYLNNCENLKKIPEFGEQMKNLEFIGLSGSAIEEIPSSIGHLVGLQKFYLDNCKNLKKIPEFGEQMKNLESIDLSDSAIEEIPSSIGHLVGLKGLRLQNCKNLKKIPEFGEQMKNLESINLSGSAIEEIPSSIGHLVGLQKFYLDNCENLKKIPEFGEQMKNLEFIGLSGSAIEEIPSSIGHLVGLQKFYLDNCKNLKKIPEFGEQMKNLESIRFSGSAIEEIPSSIGHMVGLKELHLSNCKNMKKIPEFGEQMKNLESIDLSGSAIEEIPSSIGHLVGLKGFHLRNCKNLKKIPEFGEQMKNLELIDLSGSAIEEIPSSIGHLVGLKGLRLQNCKNLKKIPEFGEQMKNLESIYLSGSAIEEIPSSIGHLVGLKILHLSNCKNLFSNPPRWGLVFSSLIRLCSLRWLYLRDCELYELGIPDDIGCLSFLEVLYLSGNNFVSLPESIRCLSKLRHLDLDRCKSLQELPPLPSERSLWVNVRNCTSLKRLLDPSEMMRSYTCADGKKSFCYDFDCLNNIALAQDEGWINTIRSTILKYGTEVLSLSLSLSLCQ, encoded by the exons ATGGCATTGACTTGGAGCACCCAAAGAGCCTCTTCATCTTTTCTTTCGAATGATTTAGCTCCTGGATGGAAGTATGATGTGTTTTTGAGTTTCACGGGTGTAGACACCCGCAGGGGTTTTGTATCTCATTTATACCATGAATTGTGCAAGTACCAAGGAATTACGACTTTCTATGACGATCGAGAGCTTGAAAGAGGAACAAGTATTTCTCCAGAGCTCCTGAGTGCAATCGAAGCATCGCATACAGCAATCGTCGTTCTCTCTCCAAAATATGCTCATTCCAAATGGTGCTTGGACGAACTCACAAACATTGTTCAATGCATGGAAGCGAGGAAATCTATTCTGCCGGTCTTTTATGAGACAAATCCATCTGACGTAGGCAATCAGAGGGCGTCTTTTGCCGAAGCCTTCACTGAGCATGAAGAAAAGTTCATTAGTACCGAAGACAAAAAGAAGGTGACCCAGTGGAGATCTGATTTGAAAAAAGTATCGAAAATTTCGGGGTGGCATTCGAAGAATTTTAA GTCTGAAAGACAGCTAATTGATGACATCGTCAAATGTGTGTGGCGGAAAGTGCAAGCTGCTACATGCAAGCTATTAGATTCCTCACAGAAGTTAGTCGGAACTGATTCTGCTCTCGAGCAACTAAGTTTGCTGTTAGCTCATGATGCAAATGATGTTCGATTTATTGGGATAACTGGGATGGGTGGCGTAGGCAAGACTACTCTTGCTAAGCTAGTTTATGATAAAATCTTCCATCATTTTGAAGTTCACTGCTTTCTTGAAAACGTTAGAGAGGTTTCTGGAAGAGAGCGTACTCTTGTTCGTCTTCAAAAAAAACTTCTTTCCCCAATCTtgaaagaaaatattgaaaacgTTAGTGACCAACAATCGGGAATCATTTACACGAGGAAATGCTTATGCAACAAAAAGGTTCTTCTTGTACTTGATGATGTGGATCAAATAAACCAGCTACAAGCACTAGCTGGAAAGGAAGATTGGTTTGGCATGGGAAGTAGAATTATCATTACAACTAGAAATGAACGTCTGCTGGTGGAGCATGACATAACATTATGTCATAATGTCAAGGTGTTAAAGTATGCCGAAGCACTGAAGCTCTTTAGCCTGCATGCCTTCAGAAAAGACCAACCTGAGAAGGATTTTTTGGAACTGTCCAAGTATTTCATTAATCATGCTGGTGGCCTTCCATTAGCTCTTCAAATTTTGGGGTCGGCTTTGTTTAAGAGAGGGCTAGGTGCTTGGAGTAGCGAACGGCATAATTTGTCAAAAATTCCAAAGCCAGAAATTTTCGATCAACTTAAAATAAGTTATGATGGACTAGAAGAGATGCAAAAGAGCATTTTTCTCGATGTTGCATGTTTCCACAAAGGGAAGTACACAGGGCAAGTAATTGAAATACTAGATAATTCTTTTGGAATTTCTAGCCGTATTGTGATAGATGTTCTAATTGAGAAGTCTCTCCTCTGTCAAGGTCACAACAATTGCATATGGATGCATGATTTGATACAAGAAATGGCATGGAAAATTGTTGGTGACGAGTCTAAAGAGCCTGGTCTACGCAGTAGGTTGTGGCTTTACGAGGACATTATACGTATATTCACGACCAATACG GGTACGGGAGCAATTGAAGCAATATCCTTATGCTTGCCCAAAGTAGAGGAGGTACGCCAATGGAATTGGGAAGCCTTCTATAAGCTCCATGGACTGAGGTTTTTGGAATtcaataatttgattttttcttCATGCCCCGAATTTCTTCCATGTTTGTTGAGAACTATAAATTGGAGTTTCTATCCATCCGAGTTTCTTCCAACCAACTTTCAACTGCGTTTTCTTACTCAACTCGATATGCATGGGAGCAAACTTGTTCGGCTATGGGAGGGAAAAATG GACTTGCCCAACTTGAAATATATCGATCTTAGCAACTCCAAGAAATTGATGAGTACTCCAGATTTCAGCAGTCTTCCAAATCTTGAGACGTTGAAACTTGAGTATTGTGATAATTTAGTCGAGATCCACCCGTCTATTGCAGCCCTCAAAAGACTTAAATCTTTGTGTCTTGATCGCTGCAAAAGCATTAAGAGCCTCCCAAGTGAGTTTGAAATGGATTCCCTTGAGGTTCTCTCTCTTAATGACTGCTACAATTTGAAAAAGATTCCAGAATTTGGGGAGCAGATGAAGAATTTGCGGTGGCTTAAATTAATTGGGGCTGGGATCGAGGAAATGCCTTCATCAATTGGACATCTGGTTGGCCTTCAAAAGTTTCGTCTAGATAATTGCAAAAATCTGAAAAAGATTCAAGAATTTGGGGAGCAGATGAAGAATTTGGAGTCGATTAGGTTCAGTGGTAGTGCGATCGAGGAAATACCTTCATCAATTGGACATTTGGTTGGCCTTCAGAAGTTTTATCTAGATAATTGCAAAAATCTGAAAAAGATTCCAGAATTTGGGGAGCAGATGAAGAATTTGGAGTCGATTGACTTAAGTGGTAGTGCGATCGAGGAAATACCTTCATCAATTGGACATCTGGTTGGCCTTCAGAAGTTTTATCTAAATAATTGCAAAAATCTGAAAAAGATTCCAGAATTTGGGGAGCAGATGAAGAATTTGGAGTTGATTGACTTAAGTGATAGTGCGATCGAGGAAATACCTTCATCAATTGGACATCTGGTTGGCCTTAAGGGGTTGCATCTACAAAATTGCAAAAATCTGAAAAAGATTCCAGAATTTGGGGAGCAGATGAAGAATTTGGAGTCGATTAACTTAAGTGGTAGTGCGATCGAGGAAATACCTTCATCAATTAGACATCTGGTTGGCCTTCAGAAGTTTTATCTAAATAATTGCGAAAATCTGAAAAAGATTCCAGAATTTGGGGAGCAGATGAAGAATTTGGAGTTTATTGGCTTAAGTGGTAGTGCGATCGAGGAAATACCTTCATCAATTGGACATCTGGTTGGCCTTCAGAAGTTTTATCTAGATAATTGCAAAAATCTGAAAAAGATTCCAGAATTTGGGGAGCAGATGAAGAATTTGGAGTCGATTGACTTAAGTGATAGTGCGATCGAGGAAATACCTTCATCAATTGGACATCTGGTTGGCCTTAAGGGGTTGCGTCTACAAAATTGCAAAAATCTGAAAAAGATTCCAGAATTTGGGGAGCAGATGAAGAATTTGGAGTCGATTAACTTAAGTGGTAGTGCGATCGAGGAAATACCTTCATCAATTGGACATCTGGTTGGCCTTCAGAAGTTTTATCTAGATAATTGCGAAAATCTGAAAAAGATTCCAGAATTTGGGGAGCAGATGAAGAATTTGGAGTTTATTGGCTTAAGTGGTAGTGCGATCGAGGAAATACCTTCATCAATTGGACATCTGGTTGGCCTTCAGAAGTTTTATCTAGATAATTGCAAAAATCTGAAAAAGATTCCAGAATTTGGGGAGCAGATGAAGAATTTGGAGTCGATTAGGTTCAGTGGTAGTGCGATCGAGGAAATACCTTCATCAATTGGACATATGGTTGGCCTCAAGGAGTTGCATCTTAGTAATtgcaaaaatatgaaaaagattCCAGAATTTGGGGAGCAGATGAAGAATTTGGAGTCGATTGACTTAAGTGGTAGTGCGATCGAGGAAATACCTTCATCAATTGGACATCTGGTTGGCCTCAAGGGGTTCCATCTTCGTAATTGCAAAAATCTGAAAAAGATTCCAGAATTTGGGGAGCAGATGAAGAATTTGGAGTTGATTGACTTAAGTGGTAGTGCGATCGAGGAAATACCTTCATCAATTGGACATCTGGTTGGCCTTAAGGGGTTGCGTCTACAAAAttgcaaaaatttgaaaaagattcCAGAATTTGGAGAGCAGATGAAGAATTTGGAGTCGATTTACTTAAGTGGTAGTGCGATCGAGGAAATACCTTCATCAATTGGACATCTGGTTGGCCTTAAAATTTTGCATCTATCGAATTGCAAAAATCTCTTCTCTAATCCTCCTCGTTGGGGTTTGGTGTTCTCTTCTCTAATTCGTTTATGCTCTTTGAGATGGTTATATCTAAGAGATTGTGAACTCTATGAACTGGGTATCCCCGATGATATTGGCTGCTTGTCCTTTCTGGAAGTATTGTATCTTAGTGGAAATAATTTCGTCAGTCTACCTGAAAGCATTAGATGCCTTTCTAAGCTTCGGCATCTTGATCTCGATAGGTGCAAAAGCCTTCAAGAATTGCCCCCTCTTCCATCAGAGCGCTCTTTGTGGGTGAATGTACGCAATTGTACTTCCTTAAAAAGGTTGTTAGATCCATCCGAGATGATGAGAAGTTACACCTGTGCTGATGGTAAGAAGTCATTTTGTTATGATTTCGATTGCCTGAATAACATTGCATTGGCTCAAGATGAAGGCTGGATTAATACGATACGCTCAACGATTCTAAAATATGGAACtgaggtactctctctctctctctctctctctctctgtcaatAG